A region of Geobacillus sp. 46C-IIa DNA encodes the following proteins:
- a CDS encoding DsbA family oxidoreductase, protein MNIEIWSDFVCPFCYIGKRRLEQAIEQFPHRNDVTVVFRSFELDPNAPNETPLTIHEIIAQKYGITSEEAKRANADIGRQAEAVGLTFRFETMKPTNTFDAHRLAQYAKEKGKLDDVVERLFSAYFTESKRISDRAVLLDIAEAVGLDRSEMEAVLNDGRRYMEQVRNDEAEAARLGVRSVPFFVLNGKYAISGAQPVDVFRRALEKVWEEEQASPLRPLADEGGACTDGNCSIN, encoded by the coding sequence ATGAACATCGAAATTTGGTCTGACTTTGTCTGCCCGTTTTGCTATATCGGCAAGCGCCGTTTGGAACAAGCGATTGAACAGTTTCCGCACCGAAACGACGTGACGGTCGTCTTCCGCAGCTTTGAGCTCGACCCGAACGCACCAAACGAGACGCCGCTGACGATCCATGAAATTATCGCGCAAAAATACGGGATTACGTCGGAGGAAGCGAAGCGGGCAAACGCCGATATCGGAAGGCAGGCGGAAGCGGTCGGTTTGACGTTCCGCTTCGAGACGATGAAGCCGACGAATACGTTTGACGCTCATCGCTTGGCGCAATATGCGAAGGAAAAAGGGAAGCTTGATGACGTCGTCGAACGGCTGTTTTCCGCGTATTTCACCGAATCAAAGCGAATCAGCGACCGCGCTGTACTCCTTGACATCGCGGAAGCGGTCGGGCTTGATCGGAGCGAGATGGAAGCGGTGCTTAATGACGGCCGCCGCTACATGGAGCAAGTGCGAAACGATGAAGCGGAAGCGGCTCGGCTTGGCGTCCGCAGCGTGCCGTTTTTCGTGCTGAATGGAAAGTATGCCATTTCTGGGGCTCAGCCGGTGGATGTGTTTCGGCGGGCGCTAGAAAAAGTATGGGAGGAAGAACAAGCTTCGCCGTTGCGGCCGCTCGCTGACGAAGGCGGGGCATGTACGGACGGGAACTGCTCGATCAACTAA
- a CDS encoding acyl-CoA dehydrogenase family protein, giving the protein MEFTLPAEIEFLKENVRKFVREVVEPVAMDIEENDHIPEDVIGKSKEIGLFGLSIPEEYGGLGLSMVGKCAIYEELGKTHNGYTTLIGAHTGIGTVGIVELGTEEQKRRYLPKMATGEWIGAFALTEPSAGSNAAALKTTAVRKGDRYIINGSKHYITNAIDAHVFTVMAVTDPSKGPKGITSFIVEKDFPGFIVGNVERKMGLRGSHSAELFFDNLEVPVENVLGKEGEGYVNALKILANGRAGLAARNLGSCIRLLEYCMEYAEQREQFGKPIIEQQAIQHMLAEMSMLIEVLRSTVYRVAWMVDQKMRVVKEAAIAKLFGSEVYNKIADMAVQIHGGLGYMKDYPIERYFRDARITKIYEGTSEIQRNIIANELRKEYGKVRL; this is encoded by the coding sequence ATGGAGTTTACGTTACCAGCCGAGATTGAATTTTTAAAAGAAAACGTGCGCAAGTTTGTAAGGGAAGTCGTCGAGCCGGTGGCGATGGACATTGAAGAGAACGACCACATCCCAGAGGATGTGATCGGAAAATCGAAGGAGATCGGTTTGTTCGGTTTAAGCATTCCGGAAGAGTACGGCGGCCTTGGTTTGTCGATGGTCGGCAAATGCGCCATTTACGAAGAGCTCGGCAAAACGCATAACGGCTATACGACATTAATTGGCGCCCATACCGGCATCGGTACGGTCGGCATTGTCGAGCTCGGCACCGAAGAACAAAAGCGGCGCTACTTGCCGAAAATGGCGACAGGTGAATGGATCGGCGCCTTCGCCCTAACCGAACCGAGTGCCGGCTCAAACGCCGCTGCCTTGAAAACGACCGCCGTCCGCAAAGGCGACCGCTACATTATTAACGGCTCGAAACATTATATTACAAACGCCATTGACGCCCACGTGTTTACGGTGATGGCCGTCACTGATCCGTCGAAAGGTCCGAAAGGCATCACTTCGTTTATCGTGGAAAAGGATTTTCCAGGGTTTATTGTTGGCAATGTGGAACGCAAAATGGGGCTGCGCGGGTCGCATTCGGCCGAATTGTTCTTTGACAACTTGGAAGTGCCGGTCGAGAACGTGCTCGGGAAAGAAGGAGAAGGGTATGTCAACGCCTTGAAAATTTTAGCGAACGGCCGTGCCGGCCTTGCCGCGCGCAACCTCGGCTCCTGCATCCGCCTGCTCGAATATTGCATGGAATACGCGGAACAGCGTGAACAGTTCGGCAAGCCGATCATTGAGCAACAAGCGATTCAACACATGCTGGCGGAAATGAGCATGTTGATTGAAGTGCTGCGTTCGACCGTCTACCGCGTCGCCTGGATGGTAGACCAAAAGATGCGCGTCGTCAAAGAAGCGGCCATCGCGAAGCTGTTCGGTTCGGAGGTGTATAACAAAATCGCCGATATGGCCGTACAGATTCACGGCGGCCTTGGCTACATGAAAGACTACCCGATTGAGCGCTACTTCCGCGATGCCCGCATCACGAAAATTTACGAAGGCACCTCGGAAATTCAGCGCAACATCATTGCGAACGAACTGCGGAAAGAATACGGAAAAGTGCGTTTGTAA
- a CDS encoding aldehyde dehydrogenase: protein MTIDVQVHHFPLFIDGQWQPATDGETFDVYHPATGELVAKVAKATADDVDRAVKAARKAFDETDWKTMKPKERALVLNAIAQAIAANAQELAYLEAISSGGTIRRISSIDILQVVDLFQTMANIVQEYPFSETLPIPPFPGPAHNFVWREPIGVCAAITPWNLPLMIASWKIAPALATGNTIVVKPASYTPLSTLKLAEIISSFVPPGVINVVAGPGAEVGEALVNHPKVDKVAFTGSTEVGRRIMELAAGTIKNVTLELGGKSPNILLDDADLEIAIPGSLFGVFLHSGQLCESGTRLFVPDRMHDEVVERLVALTKTLQIGHPLDPATDIGPVISKRQQETVLSYIETGKQEGATLVCGGHAVDVPGCEGGHFVAPTIFTNVKNGMKIAQEEIFGPVLSVIRYHDVEEAVAMANDTIYGLAAGVWTRDVNKAYAIAGRLRAGVVWINDWHMLRNDAPFGGYKQSGIGREMGKYSLDAYTQLKHVHTSMVPELEKRKWYQVLFSKLGAMRKA, encoded by the coding sequence ATGACAATTGATGTGCAAGTGCATCACTTCCCGCTTTTTATCGACGGCCAATGGCAGCCGGCAACGGATGGGGAAACGTTCGATGTATACCATCCAGCGACCGGCGAGCTTGTAGCCAAAGTGGCGAAGGCGACTGCGGATGACGTTGACCGGGCGGTGAAGGCGGCGCGCAAGGCGTTTGATGAGACGGATTGGAAGACGATGAAACCAAAAGAACGGGCGCTCGTGCTGAATGCGATCGCCCAAGCCATTGCCGCCAATGCCCAGGAGCTCGCCTATTTGGAAGCGATCTCAAGCGGTGGGACGATTCGCCGCATCAGTTCGATCGACATCTTGCAAGTCGTTGATTTGTTCCAGACGATGGCGAACATCGTTCAAGAGTACCCGTTTTCCGAAACATTGCCGATTCCGCCGTTTCCCGGTCCGGCGCATAACTTTGTTTGGCGCGAGCCGATCGGGGTGTGCGCAGCGATTACGCCGTGGAATTTGCCGCTCATGATCGCGTCGTGGAAAATCGCGCCAGCGTTGGCGACGGGCAATACGATTGTTGTCAAACCGGCAAGCTATACGCCGCTCTCAACGCTTAAACTGGCGGAAATCATTTCGTCTTTCGTGCCGCCGGGGGTGATCAACGTGGTGGCGGGGCCCGGAGCCGAGGTGGGGGAGGCGCTTGTTAACCACCCGAAAGTCGATAAAGTGGCGTTCACCGGTTCAACGGAAGTCGGGCGTCGGATTATGGAACTGGCGGCTGGGACGATCAAAAACGTGACGCTCGAGCTTGGCGGTAAGTCGCCGAACATTTTGCTTGATGACGCGGATTTGGAGATCGCCATTCCGGGCAGCTTGTTTGGCGTCTTTTTGCACTCCGGCCAGCTGTGCGAATCGGGAACGCGGTTGTTTGTGCCGGATCGGATGCATGATGAAGTCGTCGAACGGCTCGTTGCGCTGACAAAAACGCTGCAAATCGGCCACCCGCTTGACCCGGCGACGGATATTGGCCCGGTCATTTCCAAGCGACAACAAGAAACGGTGCTATCCTATATTGAAACTGGCAAACAAGAAGGAGCGACGCTTGTCTGCGGCGGCCATGCGGTCGATGTCCCGGGCTGTGAAGGCGGCCATTTTGTGGCGCCGACGATTTTTACGAATGTGAAAAACGGCATGAAAATCGCCCAAGAAGAAATTTTCGGCCCGGTGTTGTCCGTCATTCGCTACCACGATGTGGAGGAGGCGGTGGCGATGGCGAACGATACGATTTACGGGCTGGCGGCCGGTGTCTGGACGCGCGATGTCAACAAGGCGTACGCCATCGCCGGGCGCTTGCGGGCGGGCGTTGTTTGGATCAATGACTGGCACATGCTTCGCAACGATGCGCCGTTTGGCGGATACAAACAAAGTGGCATCGGCCGGGAGATGGGCAAATATTCGCTTGACGCCTACACGCAGCTGAAACATGTGCATACGTCGATGGTGCCGGAGCTCGAGAAGCGCAAATGGTATCAAGTGCTGTTTTCGAAACTGGGCGCAATGAGAAAAGCATAA
- a CDS encoding DoxX family protein, with translation MARFHELGTFLLRIVTGFIFFVHGWVKWQRGLEETAASFLAIGLPSALAYVVTIVELAGGWAMMLGLGTRLMAAAFAIIMIGAIVTVKADAGLLGSGRETGYAFNLALLAMSVHLWLNGSRLWSLDTLVRRLRD, from the coding sequence ATGGCTCGATTTCATGAACTAGGAACGTTTTTGTTGCGGATTGTCACTGGCTTTATTTTTTTCGTCCACGGGTGGGTCAAATGGCAACGGGGACTTGAGGAAACAGCGGCATCGTTTCTTGCGATCGGCCTTCCCAGCGCACTTGCCTACGTTGTCACCATCGTCGAGCTCGCCGGCGGCTGGGCGATGATGCTTGGCCTCGGCACGCGCCTGATGGCAGCGGCGTTCGCCATCATTATGATCGGGGCGATCGTCACCGTCAAAGCGGACGCGGGGCTGCTTGGCAGCGGACGGGAGACCGGCTATGCATTCAATCTCGCCTTGCTCGCTATGTCCGTCCATTTATGGCTGAATGGTAGCCGCCTTTGGTCGCTTGATACGCTCGTGCGCCGCCTGCGCGACTAA
- a CDS encoding N-acetylmuramoyl-L-alanine amidase, whose amino-acid sequence MPKIFIDPGHGGIDPGAVGNGLQEKDITLFIALEMSRLLQSEYEGVSVQLSRTKEETVSLDERTERANRWGADLYVSIHVNAGGGTGYEDYIYHELSEHSRTARIRDVLHEEVIRATRFRDRGKKKANFHVLRETTMSAVLTENGFIDHEEDAEKLTDPNFLRTIARGHVNGLERALGLRKKAGAPSNPPPRDRGGGAPNTERLTRVIVDGKQVGAFAESENVLRQVEHYLGRAKRIVLEQVEE is encoded by the coding sequence ATGCCTAAAATTTTTATTGACCCCGGCCATGGGGGAATAGACCCCGGCGCGGTCGGCAATGGGTTGCAGGAAAAGGACATCACGTTGTTCATCGCCTTGGAGATGAGCCGTCTTTTACAAAGTGAGTATGAAGGAGTTTCGGTGCAGCTGAGCCGGACGAAAGAGGAAACGGTGTCGCTCGATGAGCGGACAGAGCGGGCCAACCGCTGGGGAGCCGATTTATACGTTTCGATCCACGTGAATGCGGGCGGTGGCACGGGATACGAAGATTACATTTACCACGAGCTATCGGAACATTCCCGAACGGCCCGCATTCGCGATGTGCTGCATGAAGAAGTGATTCGGGCGACGCGATTCCGTGACCGGGGAAAAAAGAAAGCGAATTTTCATGTGCTAAGGGAGACAACGATGTCGGCGGTGTTGACGGAGAACGGGTTTATCGATCATGAGGAAGACGCGGAAAAGTTGACTGACCCTAATTTTTTGCGGACGATTGCTCGCGGTCATGTCAACGGATTAGAACGGGCGCTCGGATTGCGGAAGAAAGCGGGTGCTCCGAGCAATCCCCCTCCTAGGGATCGGGGCGGAGGCGCACCAAACACCGAACGTTTAACGCGCGTCATCGTTGATGGCAAGCAAGTTGGCGCCTTTGCGGAATCGGAAAACGTGTTGCGTCAAGTGGAGCATTATTTAGGAAGAGCGAAGCGGATTGTGCTTGAGCAAGTCGAGGAATGA
- a CDS encoding DinB family protein, whose product MPRAQKWVQYFLSHRHVTLELINKIDEAHYEYKPTPTSMTAKQLATHMLFSFYHFANTAKHGEPSLFRQKIEEPETNLAKLAETYTEKTKQLLESMSDEEFNRTIDLTAIFGVQMSGKQLLQMAMDHEIHHKGQLFVYVREMGHTDLPLFVRRS is encoded by the coding sequence ATGCCCCGCGCACAAAAATGGGTGCAATATTTCCTTTCACATCGCCATGTCACGTTGGAACTGATCAACAAAATCGATGAAGCGCATTATGAGTACAAACCGACGCCAACGTCGATGACGGCGAAGCAGCTGGCGACGCATATGCTGTTCAGCTTTTACCATTTCGCCAACACGGCGAAACACGGCGAACCATCGCTGTTCCGGCAAAAAATCGAGGAACCGGAGACAAATTTGGCTAAGCTGGCGGAAACGTATACGGAAAAAACAAAACAGTTGCTAGAATCAATGAGTGATGAGGAATTCAATCGCACCATCGATTTAACCGCCATCTTTGGAGTTCAAATGTCGGGGAAGCAGCTTTTGCAAATGGCGATGGACCATGAAATCCATCATAAAGGACAACTGTTCGTCTACGTCCGTGAGATGGGACATACGGACTTGCCGTTGTTTGTAAGGCGCAGCTGA
- a CDS encoding iron-containing alcohol dehydrogenase, whose protein sequence is MTTLANFWLRTAIYTGSNSRALVPDLFRGLGAKRVLLLSDRGLEQAGVVGKVADLFRLTPHGAGPELAGIFLDIRQDAESECVNEAVRYAREVGADALLAVGGGSVLDTAKGVKYALFKGLRDIKEAIPGGLLYEAFPKAQFMPIPHIAIPTTAGTGSEVSPIAVIYNETLRLKTNIIHPFINADVAVLDPDLTVGLPPKVTAFTGMDALTHAIEALASPTATALTDACALQAIRLIHDYLPQAVCDGGNIRARSEMLQASLLGITAFSFALNAIPVHNFAHAYGAMFRIPHGLANAVFLPVVMEMIPDLYLPKAKRLAEALGIHDHGQGEDVLLAKAIERIRRLRDDIGLPADFADYPITEEQFAATIPAVASDPAAVSFPMPPELIRAVGERVVKLAAAKG, encoded by the coding sequence ATGACGACGTTAGCGAATTTTTGGCTGCGCACGGCGATTTATACGGGCTCAAATAGCCGGGCGCTCGTGCCGGATTTGTTTCGCGGGCTTGGCGCCAAGCGGGTGTTGTTGCTTTCCGACCGTGGGCTTGAGCAGGCAGGAGTCGTCGGGAAGGTGGCCGATCTGTTTCGGCTGACGCCGCACGGGGCTGGACCGGAACTGGCTGGCATCTTCCTAGATATTCGCCAAGATGCAGAAAGCGAATGTGTCAATGAAGCCGTGCGCTATGCGCGCGAAGTCGGGGCCGACGCCTTGTTGGCCGTTGGCGGCGGCAGCGTGCTGGATACGGCCAAAGGAGTGAAGTACGCTCTGTTTAAAGGGTTGCGCGACATTAAAGAGGCCATCCCCGGCGGGTTGTTGTACGAGGCGTTTCCCAAGGCGCAATTCATGCCGATTCCGCACATCGCCATCCCGACGACGGCCGGCACGGGGTCGGAAGTGTCGCCAATTGCGGTGATTTATAACGAAACATTGCGATTGAAAACAAACATCATCCATCCGTTTATTAACGCGGATGTCGCCGTATTGGATCCCGATTTGACGGTTGGGCTGCCGCCGAAGGTGACAGCATTTACGGGGATGGACGCGCTCACTCATGCCATTGAGGCGCTCGCCTCGCCGACGGCGACCGCGCTCACTGATGCATGCGCTTTGCAGGCGATTCGTTTGATTCACGATTATTTGCCGCAGGCGGTTTGCGACGGCGGAAACATCCGCGCCCGTTCGGAGATGCTGCAGGCGAGCCTGCTTGGCATCACCGCGTTCAGCTTTGCCTTAAACGCCATCCCGGTGCACAATTTCGCCCATGCGTACGGGGCGATGTTCCGCATCCCGCACGGGCTGGCAAATGCTGTCTTTTTGCCGGTCGTCATGGAAATGATTCCAGATTTGTATTTGCCAAAAGCGAAGCGGCTGGCTGAAGCGCTTGGCATTCACGATCACGGCCAAGGGGAAGATGTGCTGCTCGCTAAAGCGATCGAGCGCATTCGCCGATTGCGTGATGACATCGGGCTGCCGGCTGATTTTGCCGATTATCCGATCACGGAAGAACAATTTGCCGCAACCATTCCGGCGGTTGCTTCCGACCCAGCGGCCGTCAGCTTTCCCATGCCGCCTGAACTGATTCGGGCGGTCGGCGAGCGCGTCGTGAAGTTGGCGGCGGCGAAAGGGTGA
- a CDS encoding S8 family serine peptidase, with protein MFGYSIVQLARRHAGRLDRPLRHALVNMYKPMTRMPCIFHRWIERWLRKWRTVSVLIEVSDAEGIEALAKAERDHFRMKTYHHFRHVPFYSARVTPAALEQLLEHPKVKKVYLNRTIKALLNNAVPSAHAKHVTVNGTELSGKGVTIAIVDTGIAPHPDLEGRIVAFADLVNGRTSPYDDNGHGTHCAGDAAGNGRMSGGLYAGPAYEANVVGVKVLDRSGSGTLEPIMRGIEWCIDYNKKNPAKRIHIISLSLGGEPQPFPAENDDPLVQVAERAWENGIVVCAAAGNEGPNYGTIASPGISDRIITVGALDDRDTAATRTDDAVAPFSSRGPTEYGVTKPDLVVPGVNIISLRAPRSFLDKMNKQNRVGDYYMTMSGTSMATPICAGIVALMLQAKPNATPDEIKKALKDGADLWKGRDPNVYGAGYVNAKRAVERLLQR; from the coding sequence ATGTTTGGCTATTCCATCGTGCAGTTAGCCCGCCGTCATGCGGGGCGGCTTGACCGTCCTCTCCGCCATGCGCTTGTCAATATGTACAAGCCGATGACACGTATGCCGTGCATTTTTCACCGCTGGATCGAGCGCTGGCTGCGGAAATGGCGGACCGTTTCTGTTCTTATCGAGGTCAGCGACGCCGAGGGGATCGAAGCGCTCGCCAAGGCGGAACGGGATCATTTTCGTATGAAAACGTATCACCATTTCCGCCATGTTCCCTTCTACAGCGCACGGGTGACGCCGGCGGCGCTTGAGCAGCTGCTCGAGCATCCAAAAGTGAAAAAAGTGTATCTTAACCGCACGATTAAGGCGTTATTAAACAATGCGGTGCCATCGGCGCATGCGAAACACGTCACCGTTAATGGAACAGAGCTGAGCGGCAAAGGGGTGACGATTGCGATTGTGGACACCGGCATTGCCCCGCATCCGGATTTAGAGGGGCGGATTGTGGCGTTTGCTGATTTGGTGAATGGCCGCACGTCACCGTATGACGATAACGGCCATGGAACCCACTGCGCCGGCGATGCGGCCGGAAACGGGCGCATGTCAGGCGGGTTGTACGCCGGGCCGGCGTATGAGGCGAACGTCGTTGGCGTCAAAGTGCTCGACCGCTCGGGAAGCGGGACGTTAGAACCCATTATGCGCGGTATCGAATGGTGCATCGATTACAACAAGAAAAACCCGGCCAAGCGGATTCATATTATTTCTTTGTCGCTTGGCGGGGAGCCGCAGCCGTTCCCGGCCGAAAACGATGATCCGCTCGTGCAAGTCGCCGAACGGGCATGGGAAAACGGCATCGTCGTCTGTGCGGCGGCAGGAAATGAAGGGCCAAATTATGGGACGATCGCCAGCCCGGGGATCAGCGACCGCATCATTACCGTCGGCGCCCTTGATGACCGTGATACGGCGGCAACGCGCACCGATGATGCGGTGGCGCCGTTTTCGAGCCGGGGGCCGACGGAATATGGGGTGACCAAACCGGATCTCGTCGTCCCTGGGGTCAATATTATTTCACTTCGCGCTCCGCGTTCATTTCTTGACAAGATGAATAAGCAAAACCGGGTCGGTGACTATTATATGACGATGTCCGGTACATCGATGGCAACGCCGATTTGCGCCGGCATTGTGGCCTTAATGCTTCAAGCCAAACCAAATGCAACTCCGGATGAGATCAAGAAGGCGTTAAAAGACGGCGCCGATTTATGGAAAGGGCGCGACCCGAACGTATATGGGGCGGGTTACGTGAATGCGAAGCGGGCTGTCGAGCGGCTGCTGCAGCGCTAG
- a CDS encoding R2-like ligand-binding oxidase has translation MRRLKPLVTTGIRGLQEDSFPFRLYQKAKRLGVWNPADIDLTQDAKDWETLPVQMKDGILRLIAQFQAGEEAVTRDLLPLLMVVAKEGRIEEEMYLTTFLFEEAKHTEFFRLVLNALGIKEDLSHYHSETYHMIFNEILPGAMGRLEHDASPEAVAEASVVYNMFVEGVLAETGYYGFYQSLGQMRIMPGLLKGIEYLKKDESRHIAYGTFLLQRLIREHPPVLQVVIKKMEELAPLAVKLNEEAAARDSIFGPDHHANMMNFTARQLAARMDVLKKAQERPFDELFGFEENEHVG, from the coding sequence GTGCGGCGGCTAAAGCCGTTGGTGACAACAGGAATACGAGGACTGCAGGAGGATTCGTTTCCATTTCGCCTCTACCAAAAGGCCAAGCGGTTGGGAGTGTGGAACCCGGCTGATATTGATTTGACGCAAGATGCAAAAGATTGGGAGACGCTGCCGGTTCAGATGAAAGATGGGATTTTGCGGCTCATCGCCCAGTTTCAGGCGGGCGAAGAGGCGGTGACGCGCGATTTGTTGCCGCTTTTGATGGTTGTTGCCAAAGAAGGACGAATCGAGGAAGAGATGTACTTGACCACCTTTTTGTTTGAAGAGGCAAAACATACCGAGTTTTTCCGCCTTGTCCTCAATGCGCTCGGCATCAAAGAAGACTTGTCGCATTACCATTCGGAAACCTATCACATGATTTTTAATGAAATTTTGCCGGGAGCGATGGGACGGCTGGAGCATGATGCGTCCCCGGAGGCGGTCGCTGAGGCATCCGTCGTATACAACATGTTTGTGGAAGGTGTGTTGGCAGAAACCGGGTATTATGGCTTCTATCAATCCCTCGGGCAAATGAGGATCATGCCCGGACTATTGAAAGGAATCGAATACTTGAAAAAAGATGAGTCGCGCCATATCGCCTATGGGACGTTTTTGCTACAGCGGCTCATTAGAGAACATCCCCCTGTTTTGCAAGTAGTAATAAAGAAAATGGAAGAGCTCGCTCCGCTTGCGGTAAAGCTCAACGAGGAAGCGGCGGCCCGCGATTCAATTTTCGGACCCGACCATCATGCCAACATGATGAATTTCACTGCCCGCCAGCTGGCAGCGCGAATGGACGTGTTGAAAAAGGCGCAGGAGAGACCGTTTGACGAACTGTTTGGATTCGAAGAAAACGAACATGTTGGGTGA